A genome region from Cucurbita pepo subsp. pepo cultivar mu-cu-16 chromosome LG02, ASM280686v2, whole genome shotgun sequence includes the following:
- the LOC111789095 gene encoding probable WRKY transcription factor 23 codes for MEKKKEEIMNSGGGSGGGGGGGGGYLPFSDSMTGGSLFDFCDGEKLSVGFMELLGVKNGEFKDYCSEVVNPPDTPNSSSISSPSTDAADHDADGENPQQQHKPCNNPLKVKRRKQKREKGQRFAFMTKSEVDHLEDGYRWRKYGQKAVKNSPFPRSYYRCTNASCNVKKRVERSFVDPTVVVTTYEGQHTHPSPILTRSALAIATPPPPSMLGGGCVGVAPIPWLKASNDTHAISHQYIQNSTFYPPQHSTVDYNRSLIGAANMAGLLQDKRLCNPNPAFLADHGLLQDVVPPHMLKQE; via the exons atggagaagaagaaggaagagattaTGAACTCCGGCggcggcagcggcggcggaggcggcggcggtggtgggtATTTGCCATTTTCCGACAGTATGACAGGCGGcagtttatttgatttttgtgatGGTGAAAAATTGTCTGTTGGGTTCATGGAGCTGCTTGGTGTTAAAAATGGTGAATTTAAGGATTATTGTTCGGAGGTTGTGAACCCTCCGGACACCCCTAattcctcctccatctccTCCCCCTCTACCGACGCTGCCGATCACGACGCTGACGGTGAAAATCCTCAACAACAACATAAGCCATGTAATAATCCTTTGAAGGTGAAGAGGAGGaagcaaaagagagagaagggacAAAGATTTGCTTTCATGACGAAGAGTGAGGTCGATCATCTCGAAGATGGGTATCGTTGGAGGAAGTACGGCCAAAAAGCTGTCAAAAACAGCCCTTTTCCTAG GAGCTATTATCGATGCACCAATGCATCTTGTAACGTAAAGAAGAGAGTTGAACGATCTTTTGTTGATCCAACCGTCGTGGTCACCACGTACGAAGGCCAACACACTCACCCAAGTCCGATTCTCACTCGGTCCGCCTTAGCGATCGCCACTCCACCTCCGCCCTCCATGTTGGGAGGAGGGTGTGTCGGTGTTGCACCCATACCATGGCTCAAAGCTAGCAACGACACTCATG CAATATCTCATCAATACATACAAAACTCGACCTTCTACCCTCCCCAACATTCAACCGTCGATTACAACCGCAGCCTCATCGGAGCAGCGAACATGGCCGGATTGCTTCAGGACAAAAGATTGTGCAACCCAAATCCTGCTTTTCTTGCCGACCATGGGCTGCTTCAAGATGTTGTTCCTCCTCATATGCTGAAACaggagtaa
- the LOC111788499 gene encoding CUGBP Elav-like family member 6 — translation MGEEGTKYKTKSTRRNEKYLVVGGKNLPEAEAATGREGSDDPVRKLAPKFPWSSLFHLARSSSSSSSILHRLSIHRPRVILRCFDSNSSKLERHRPTSSAPPWPSDDHRPNFNHQFDPYVQYPNHHPGPPFGEPNFPPQYPHRPPAPPPPPPPQHQPPFQHQHQPPPPPPPPHQHQQPYQHQQPYQHQRNNWNHPEFHNPPPDYRPPPLFNGGAHEVFGNGGMRPNYGNQNANLGRKRPRNQPIRTVPADHAEAGGTAKLYVAQVPRTGTEEAIRPLFEVHGEILEIVILRDKLTGQQQGSCFVKYATSIEADRAIRALDNQYTFPGEMTPINVKYADGEKERLGVLEKLYVGSLNKNTTKREIEEVFSPYGFVEDIYIMRDELKQSRGCAFVKYARRDMAMAAIEALNGKYTMRGCDQPLIVRLAEPKKPRIGEQRSNMSGSPKFGHHPHPFRPELPLGPPAGGCFPNNSYPGQQNSASLGPPKSASQVVSHAPFAPNSIQKPPPQIQEPSSSFAQMPSRPMRPTQQVCQPPTQTDFSKMPNQVHSQQPRQDSHQQQQNLQGPPAHGVQTFTGTPNSPMTHPSSQVEGPLECDWSEHTCPDGFKYYYNCVTCESLWEKPEEFATFEQQSKQEKLQKPNHAGLSSPEGLPQPNLFKPNVQTSAAVRELDCMRLQSKASPVVSPACV, via the exons ATGGGAGAGGAAGGAACGAAGTATAAGACGAAATCCACGAGGAGAAACGAAAAATACCTTGTCGTCGGAGGGAAGAATCTGCCGGAGGCGGAGGCTGCTACCGGAAGGGAGGGAAGTG atGATCCAGTGCGGAAACTTGCACCGAAGTTTCCGTGGTCATCTCTCTTTCATCTCGCGCGCtcgtcttcgtcttcgtcttcGATTCTGCATCGCTTGTCCATTCACAGGCCTCGAGTAATTTTACGTTGTTTCGATTCCAATTCTTCGAAACTGGAGAGACATCGCCCAACTTCTTCGGCGCCGCCGTGGCCATCCGACGACCACCGCCCCAATTTCAACCACCAGTTTGATCCCTATGTTCAATACCCCAATCACCATCCCGGGCCTCCTTTTGGCGAGCCCAATTTCCCGCCACAGTACCCACACCGTCCGCCAGcgccgccgcctccgccgcctCCGCAACACCAGCCGCCGTTCCAGCACCAGCACCAGCCTCCGCCCCCGCCCCCGCCGCCGCACCAGCACCAGCAGCCGTACCAGCACCAGCAGCCGTATCAGCACCAGCGTAATAACTGGAACCATCCAGAGTTCCATAATCCTCCGCCGGACTACCGTCCCCCGCCACTCTTTAACGGCGGGGCCCATGAGGTGTTCGGAAACGGCGGTATGAGGCCGAATTATGGGAATCAAAATGCGAATTTGGGGCGTAAACGGCCTAGAAACCAGCCCATCAGAACAGTTCCTGCAG atcaTGCTGAGGCTGGTGGTACTGCAAAATTGTATGTTGCACAAGTTCCCCGAACAGGAACCGAAGAAGCT ATTCGTCCCTTGTTTGAAGTTCACGGAGAGATTCTCGAGATTGTAATATTAAGGGATAAGTTAACTGGCCAACAACAAG GTAGTTGTTTTGTGAAATACGCTACCTCCATTGAAGCAGACAGGGCAATCAGAGCTTTGGACAATCAGTATACTTTTCCTGGA GAAATGACTCCTATCAATGTGAAATATGCCGATGGTGAAAAGGAGCGCCTTG GAGTACTTGAAAAATTGTATGTTGGTAGCTTGAATAAAAATACTACAAAAAGGGAAATTGAGGAG GTATTCTCACCTTATGGTTTTGTTGAGGATATTTATATCATGCGTGATGAGCTGAAGCAAAGCCGAG GATGTGCCTTCGTTAAGTACGCTCGTAGAGATATGGCAATGGCAGCAATCGAAGCATTGAACGGAAAATATACGATGAGA GGTTGTGATCAGCCGTTGATTGTTCGTCTTGCAGAACCTAAGAAACCCAGGATTGGTGAACAAAG AAGCAACATGTCAGGCAGCCCGAAATTTGGTCATCATCCACACCCATTTAG ACCAGAGCTTCCTCTTGGCCCTCCTGCTGGAGGATGTTTTCCTAATAACTCATATCCCGGACAACAAAACTCTGCAAGTTTAGGGCCACCAAAGAGTGCTTCCCAAGTGGTATCCCATGCCCCTTTCGCTCCTAATAGCATACAGAAGCCACCCCCTCAAATACAGGAACCCTCATCATCTTTTGCTCAAATGCCATCTCGACCGATGAGACCGACACAGCAAGTTTGTCAGCCTCCTACACAGACGGATTTTTCTAAGATGCCGAATCAGGTGCATAGTCAACAGCCCAGGCAAGATTCacatcagcagcagcagaatTTACAG GGTCCTCCAGCACACGGTGTTCAAACCTTTACCGGTACTCCCAACTCGCCTATGACACATCCAAGTTCTCAGGTAGAGGGTCCTCTGGAGTGCGATTGGAGCGAACACACCTGCCCGGACGGTTTCAAATACTATTATAACTGTGTCACCTGTGAAAGTTTG TGGGAGAAGCCAGAGGAGTTTGCCACTTTTGAGCAACAATCAAAGCAGGAAAAGCTTCAAAAACCAAACCATGCAGGTCTCTCTTCTCCAGAGGGGCTTCCTCAGCCAAATCTCTTCAAACCCAACGTCCAAACTTCCGCAGCTGTACGA GAGTTGGATTGTATGCGACTTCAATCAAAAGCAAGTCCTGTTGTTAGTCCAGCCTGTGTTTAA